The Leptospira bouyouniensis genome contains a region encoding:
- a CDS encoding O-acetylhomoserine aminocarboxypropyltransferase/cysteine synthase family protein has translation MPRQYKPETIALHGGQEPDPTTTSRAVPLYQTTSYVFKDTDHAARLFGLQEFGNIYTRLMNPTTDVLEKRVAALEGGVAALATASGQSAEMLALLNIVEAGQEIVASSSLYGGTYNLLHYTFPKLGIKVHFVDPSNPENFKKASNDKTRAFYAETLGNPKLDTLDIAAVSKVAKEVGVPLVIDNTMPSPYLVNPLKHGADIVVHSLTKFLGGHGTSIGGIIIDGGSFNWGNGKFKNFTEPDPSYHGLKFWDVFGKFEPFGGVNIAFILKARVQGLRDLGPAISPFNAWQILQGVETLPLRMERHSHNALKVAEFLQKHPKVEWVNYPGLTTDKNHAIAKKYHERGLYGAIVGFEIKGGVEKAKKFIDGLELFSLLANIGDAKSLAIHPASTTHQQLTGEEQISAGVTPGFVRLSVGLENLDDILVDLEEALKNI, from the coding sequence ATGCCACGCCAATACAAACCAGAAACCATCGCACTTCACGGAGGCCAAGAGCCTGATCCAACGACCACGTCAAGGGCCGTGCCACTCTACCAAACCACTTCCTATGTGTTTAAAGACACAGACCATGCTGCCAGATTGTTTGGACTCCAAGAGTTCGGAAATATCTACACAAGGCTTATGAATCCAACGACAGATGTTTTGGAAAAACGTGTTGCAGCTTTAGAAGGTGGAGTTGCTGCTCTTGCAACAGCATCTGGTCAAAGTGCCGAAATGTTGGCACTCCTCAATATTGTAGAAGCAGGCCAAGAAATTGTCGCATCTTCTTCTTTATACGGTGGAACTTACAATTTGCTCCATTATACATTTCCAAAACTAGGAATCAAAGTTCACTTTGTAGATCCTTCCAATCCGGAAAATTTTAAAAAGGCATCCAATGATAAGACGCGTGCATTTTATGCAGAAACATTGGGTAATCCTAAATTAGATACACTTGACATAGCAGCCGTTAGTAAAGTTGCAAAAGAAGTTGGTGTACCTCTCGTAATTGATAACACGATGCCCTCTCCTTATTTGGTAAATCCTCTCAAACATGGAGCTGATATTGTCGTTCATTCCTTAACTAAATTTTTAGGTGGTCACGGAACTTCTATTGGAGGGATCATCATTGATGGTGGTAGTTTCAATTGGGGGAATGGTAAATTTAAAAATTTTACAGAACCAGATCCTTCCTACCACGGGCTAAAGTTTTGGGATGTATTTGGTAAATTTGAACCATTTGGTGGTGTGAACATTGCCTTCATTCTCAAAGCACGCGTGCAAGGTTTGAGAGATTTAGGACCTGCAATTTCTCCTTTTAATGCATGGCAAATTTTGCAAGGTGTGGAAACCCTTCCACTTAGAATGGAAAGACATTCCCATAATGCCTTGAAAGTAGCAGAATTCCTTCAAAAACACCCTAAAGTGGAATGGGTCAACTACCCAGGTCTCACCACGGATAAAAACCATGCAATTGCTAAAAAATACCATGAGCGAGGTCTCTATGGTGCAATTGTGGGATTTGAAATCAAAGGTGGCGTTGAAAAAGCTAAAAAATTTATTGATGGACTAGAACTTTTTAGTTTATTAGCTAACATTGGTGATGCGAAATCTTTAGCCATTCACCCTGCTTCGACAACTCACCAACAATTAACTGGTGAAGAACAAATTTCAGCTGGAGTCACACCAGGTTTTGTTCGACTCAGTGTTGGATTGGAAAACCTAGATGACATTCTAGTAGACTTAGAAGAGGCATTAAAAAATATCTGA